In Ipomoea triloba cultivar NCNSP0323 chromosome 7, ASM357664v1, a single genomic region encodes these proteins:
- the LOC116024725 gene encoding dehydrogenase/reductase SDR family member 12 isoform X2 — protein sequence MAQLENNGGDSFVHVAEDKPMAHHNSQSSVHHELTWRAATFGLYGYLNFTKSGFLEHSKKFNTEDMQAQMEAKNCVVTGANSGIGFAITEGFASRGATVYMVCRNKERGEAALSKIKSATGNKNVYLEVCDISSVSDVKSFTSRLSSTNLPIHVLVNNAGVLENNRVTTPEGYEQNFAVNVLGTYTITELMLPLLEKAAPDARVITVSSGGMYTAPLTKDLQFSDNQFNGAVQYARNKRVQVALTEKWSEMHKDKGIGFYSMHPGWAETPGVTQSLPSFSKSLEGKLRTSEEGADTVIWLALQPKEKLVSGAFYFDRAEAPKHLLFSGTKNSHSEIDSIVENLRSLAGLSGARL from the exons ATGGCCCAGCTAGAAAACAATGGTGGTGATAGTTTTGTCCACGTAGCAGAAGACAAACCCATGGCACACCATAACTCCCAGTCATCAGTACACCATGAATTG ACATGGAGAGCAGCAACATTTGGCCTCTATGGATACCTGAACTTCACAAAATCAGGTTTTTT GGAACattcaaaaaaattcaacaCTGAAGATATGCAAGCACAAATGGAAGCGAAAAATTGTGTTGTTACTGGTGCAAATTCTGGCATTGGTTTTGCAATTACTGAGGGTTTTGCTTCACG TGGAGCAACTGTCTATATGGTATGCCGGAACAAAGAGAGGGGAGAAGCTGCACTTTCCAAAATTAAGTCAGCAACtggaaataaaaatgtttacttGGAG GTGTGTGACATTTCATCGGTTAGTGATGTCAAATCATTCACCTCCAGATTGTCTTCAACTAATTTGCCCATTCATGTCCTG GTAAATAATGCTGGAGTGCTTGAGAATAATCGAGTTACTACACCAGAAGG ATATGAGCAGAATTTTGCTGTAAATGTTCTGGGCACTTATACCATTACGGAGCTGATGTTGCCACTCCTTGAGAAGGCTGCTCCTGATGCGCGGGTTATTACAGTTTCATCAGGTGGAATGTACACGGCTCCCTTAACCAAAGATTTACAG TTTAGTGATAACCAATTCAATGGAGCTGTACAGTATGCTCGGAATAAGCGAGTTCAG GTGGCGCTGACAGAGAAATGGTCAGAAATGCATAAAGATAAGGGTATTGGGTTTTATTCGATGCATCCCGGATGGGCAGAGACTCCTGGGGTTACACAGAGCTTGCCGAGTTTCTCAAAATC GCTTGAAGGAAAGCTTAGAACAAGTGAGGAAGGGGCAGATACGGTAATCTGGTTGGCCTTGCAGCCGAAAGAAAAGTTGGTATCAGGAGCGTTTTATTTCGACAGAGCTGAAGCACCAAAACATTTGTTGTTTTCGGGGACGAAGAACTCCCATTCTGAAATAGACTCCATTGTTGAAAACCTGCGATCTCTTGCTGGTCTTTCTGGTGCTCGATTGTGA
- the LOC116024725 gene encoding dehydrogenase/reductase SDR family member 12 isoform X1, with product MAQLENNGGDSFVHVAEDKPMAHHNSQSSVHHELARTSFSLAFQIQLDFRPFAMFLAKTWRAATFGLYGYLNFTKSGFLEHSKKFNTEDMQAQMEAKNCVVTGANSGIGFAITEGFASRGATVYMVCRNKERGEAALSKIKSATGNKNVYLEVCDISSVSDVKSFTSRLSSTNLPIHVLVNNAGVLENNRVTTPEGYEQNFAVNVLGTYTITELMLPLLEKAAPDARVITVSSGGMYTAPLTKDLQFSDNQFNGAVQYARNKRVQVALTEKWSEMHKDKGIGFYSMHPGWAETPGVTQSLPSFSKSLEGKLRTSEEGADTVIWLALQPKEKLVSGAFYFDRAEAPKHLLFSGTKNSHSEIDSIVENLRSLAGLSGARL from the exons ATGGCCCAGCTAGAAAACAATGGTGGTGATAGTTTTGTCCACGTAGCAGAAGACAAACCCATGGCACACCATAACTCCCAGTCATCAGTACACCATGAATTGGCAAGAACCAGTTTTTCACTTGCATTTCAAATTCAATTAGATTTTAGACCTTTCGCCATGTTTCTTGCCAAG ACATGGAGAGCAGCAACATTTGGCCTCTATGGATACCTGAACTTCACAAAATCAGGTTTTTT GGAACattcaaaaaaattcaacaCTGAAGATATGCAAGCACAAATGGAAGCGAAAAATTGTGTTGTTACTGGTGCAAATTCTGGCATTGGTTTTGCAATTACTGAGGGTTTTGCTTCACG TGGAGCAACTGTCTATATGGTATGCCGGAACAAAGAGAGGGGAGAAGCTGCACTTTCCAAAATTAAGTCAGCAACtggaaataaaaatgtttacttGGAG GTGTGTGACATTTCATCGGTTAGTGATGTCAAATCATTCACCTCCAGATTGTCTTCAACTAATTTGCCCATTCATGTCCTG GTAAATAATGCTGGAGTGCTTGAGAATAATCGAGTTACTACACCAGAAGG ATATGAGCAGAATTTTGCTGTAAATGTTCTGGGCACTTATACCATTACGGAGCTGATGTTGCCACTCCTTGAGAAGGCTGCTCCTGATGCGCGGGTTATTACAGTTTCATCAGGTGGAATGTACACGGCTCCCTTAACCAAAGATTTACAG TTTAGTGATAACCAATTCAATGGAGCTGTACAGTATGCTCGGAATAAGCGAGTTCAG GTGGCGCTGACAGAGAAATGGTCAGAAATGCATAAAGATAAGGGTATTGGGTTTTATTCGATGCATCCCGGATGGGCAGAGACTCCTGGGGTTACACAGAGCTTGCCGAGTTTCTCAAAATC GCTTGAAGGAAAGCTTAGAACAAGTGAGGAAGGGGCAGATACGGTAATCTGGTTGGCCTTGCAGCCGAAAGAAAAGTTGGTATCAGGAGCGTTTTATTTCGACAGAGCTGAAGCACCAAAACATTTGTTGTTTTCGGGGACGAAGAACTCCCATTCTGAAATAGACTCCATTGTTGAAAACCTGCGATCTCTTGCTGGTCTTTCTGGTGCTCGATTGTGA
- the LOC116025473 gene encoding 1,4-alpha-glucan-branching enzyme 1, chloroplastic/amyloplastic-like isoform X1, whose translation MQTSCALLSSPSRGSFIPIPTKNLLRAPRNKRSFASPCTTGAIFESQKLSRDVFSITASRLRNDRWREHCSNISSVLTDDSSTMADVEKEIENIHILGLDQGLEPYKDHFRYRTKRYLDQKKLFENFEGGLEEFALGYLKFGFNKEEGCIVYQEWAPAAQEAEIIGDFNVWDGSSHKMEKNQFGVWSIKIPDCDGKPAIPHNSRVKFRFKHNSGVWIDRIPAWIKYATVDPTKFAAPYDGVYWDPPASERYDFKYPRPPQPKAPRIYEAHVGMSSLEPRVNSYREFADYVLPRIKENNYNTVQLMAIMEHSYYASFGYHVTNFFAVSSRSGTPEDLKYLIDKAHSLGLRVLMDVVHSHASNNVTDGLNGFDVGQGSQDSYFHTGDRGYHQVWDSRLFNYSNWEVLRFLLSNLRWWLEEYKFDGFRFDGVTSMLYHHHGINLTFTGDYNEYFSEKTDVDAVVYLMLANTLIHSIMPDATVIAEDVSGMPGLCRPVSEGGIGFDYRLAMGIPDKWIDYLKNKSYADWSMKEITWTLTNRRYTEKCVAYAESHDQAIVGDKTIAFLLMDREMYSGMSCLTEASPVVDHGIALVKMIHFLSMALGGEAYLNFMGNEFGHPDWIDFPRDGNNWSYEKCRRQWNLVDTDHLRYKFMNAFDRAMNLLDEEFSFLASEKQIVSSIDEDNKVIVFERGDLVFVFNFHPENTYEGYKVGCDLPGKYQVALDSDAWVFGGHGRVGHDVDHFTSPEGIPGVAETNFNGRPNSFKVLSPPQACVAYYRVEESLDEVQDEQPATFTETISTNLVLVSDDDLQELPTENLQELPKVGNSDVDGLQDLPAMGNSDVDDLQELGTVANSDVGQSKVQDLEENPPDLDDESDD comes from the exons ATGCAAACTTCTTGCGCCCTCCTATCGTCACCTTCTCGTGGgtctttcatacccattccgaCTAAAAATCTCTTGCGG GCTCCTAGAAATAAGAGATCTTTTGCTTCACCATGCACTACTGGTGCCATCTTTGAATCTCAAAAGCTCTCCAGGGATGTTTTTTCTATTACAGCATCAAGGCTTAGGAATGACAGATGG AGGGAGCACTGTTCAAATATTTCATCTGTCTTGACTGATGACAGTTCAACAATGGCGGACGTAgagaaagaaattgaaaatatcCACATTCTTGGCCTAGACCAAGGGTTGGAACCGTATAAAGATCACTTCAGATATAGAACGAAGAGATATTTGGATCAGAAAAAGctctttgaaaattttgaagggGGTCTTGAGGAATTTGCTTTAG GTTATTTGAAATTTGGGTTTAACAAAGAAGAAGGCTGCATTGTCTATCAGGAATGGGCCCCTGCTGCTCA GGAAGCAGAAATTATTGGTGATTTCAATGTGTGGGATGGGTCCAGTCACAAGATGGAGAAGAACCAATTTGGTGTATGGAGCATAAAAATTCCTGATTGTGATGGAAAGCCAGCTATTCCACACAACTCCAGAGTTAAGTTCCGTTTTAAGCACAACAGTGGTGTTTGGATTGATAGGATCCCAGCTTGGATAAAGTATGCTACAGTTGACCCTACAAAGTTTGCTGCACCTTATGATGGTGTGTACTGGGACCCACCAGCTTCTGAAAG ATATGATTTTAAATACCCCCGCCCTCCTCAACCCAAGGCTCCCCGGATATATGAAGCTCATGTTGGGATGAGTAGCTTGGAACCTCGTGTAAATTCATACCGAGAATTTGCTGATTATGTTTTACCCCGTATAAAGGAAAACAATTATAATACAGTCCAGTTGATGGCTATAATGGAGCATTCCTACTATGCATCATTTGGATATCATGTCACAAACTTTTTTGCAGTGAGTAGTAGATCTGGAACACCAGAGGACCTTAAGTACCTGATTGATAAAGCACATAGCTTAGGTTTACGGGTCTTGATGGATGTTGTCCACAGCCATGCTAGCAACAATGTCACCGATGGCCTCAACGGCTTTGATGTTGGACAAGGTTCACAAGATTCTTACTTTCATACTGGTGACCGGGGCTACCATCAAGTGTGGGATAGCAGGCtgtttaattattctaattgggAAGTCCTGCGTTTCCTTCTTTCCAACTTGAGGTGGTGGCTAGAAGAGTACAAATTTGATGGATTTCGATTCGATGGAGTAACTTCAATGTTATATCATCACCATGGAATCAATCTGACATTCACAGGAGACTATAATGAGTACTTTAGTGAGAAGACAGATGTTGATGCTGTGGTTTATTTGATGCTGGCCAATACTCTGATCCACAGTATCATGCCAGATGCAACTGTGATTGCTGAAGATGTGTCTGGTATGCCTGGACTTTGCCGGCCTGTGTCTGAGGGTGGTATTGGGTTTGACTACCGGTTAGCAATGGGCATTCCAGACAAGTGGATTGATTACTTAAAGAATAAGAGTTATGCAGATTGGTCAATGAAAGAAATAACATGGACTTTGACAAATAGGCGATACACAGAGAAATGTGTAGCTTATGCAGAGAGCCATGACCAG GCTATTGTTGGAGACAAAACTATTGCGTTTCTCCTAATGGACAGAGAAATGTATTCTGGCATGTCCTGTTTGACAGAAGCTTCTCCTGTTGTTGATCATGGAATTGCACTTGTCAAG ATGATTCACTTTCTATCAATGGCATTAGGAGGAGAAGCGTATCTAAATTTCATGGGAAATGag TTTGGCCATCCTGATTGGATTGACTTCCCTAGAGATGGCAACAACTGGAGTTATGAGAAGTGCAGACGCCAATGGAATCTTGTGGATACAGATCACTTGAGATACAAG TTCATGAATGCATTTGACAGGGCCATGAATTTGCTTGATGAGGAGTTTTCCTTCCTTGCTTCAGAAAAACAGATAGTAAGCAGCATAGACGAAGATAATAAG GTAATTGTATTTGAGCGTGGAGATCTGGTATTTGTATTTAACTTTCATCCAGAGAATACATACGAGGG GTATAAAGTTGGATGCGACTTGCCAGGTAAATACCAAGTTGCACTGGATAGTGATGCTTGGGTCTTTGGTGGGCATGGCAGG GTGGGCCATGATGTAGACCATTTCACATCACCTGAAGGAATACCTGGAGTTGCTGAAACAAATTTCAATGGTCGTCCAAACTCTTTCAAAGTACTCTCTCCTCCTCAGGCATGCGTG GCCTATTACAGAGTTGAAGAAAGCTTAGACGAAGTCCAAGATGAACAGCCTGCCACTTTTACTGAGACTATATCAACCAATCTAGTGTTGGTAAGTGATGACGATCTTCAAGAATTGCCCACCGAAAATCTTCAGGAATTGCCTAAGGTGGGTAATAGTGATGTTGACGGTCTTCAAGATTTGCCTGCCATGGGTAATAGTGATGTTGATGATCTTCAAGAATTGGGTACTGTGGCTAATAGTGATGTTGGGCAAAGCAAGGTGCAAGACCTGGAGGAGAACCCCCCGGATCTGGATGATGAGTCAGATGATTGA
- the LOC116025473 gene encoding 1,4-alpha-glucan-branching enzyme 1, chloroplastic/amyloplastic-like isoform X2, with product MQTSCALLSSPSRGSFIPIPTKNLLRREHCSNISSVLTDDSSTMADVEKEIENIHILGLDQGLEPYKDHFRYRTKRYLDQKKLFENFEGGLEEFALGYLKFGFNKEEGCIVYQEWAPAAQEAEIIGDFNVWDGSSHKMEKNQFGVWSIKIPDCDGKPAIPHNSRVKFRFKHNSGVWIDRIPAWIKYATVDPTKFAAPYDGVYWDPPASERYDFKYPRPPQPKAPRIYEAHVGMSSLEPRVNSYREFADYVLPRIKENNYNTVQLMAIMEHSYYASFGYHVTNFFAVSSRSGTPEDLKYLIDKAHSLGLRVLMDVVHSHASNNVTDGLNGFDVGQGSQDSYFHTGDRGYHQVWDSRLFNYSNWEVLRFLLSNLRWWLEEYKFDGFRFDGVTSMLYHHHGINLTFTGDYNEYFSEKTDVDAVVYLMLANTLIHSIMPDATVIAEDVSGMPGLCRPVSEGGIGFDYRLAMGIPDKWIDYLKNKSYADWSMKEITWTLTNRRYTEKCVAYAESHDQAIVGDKTIAFLLMDREMYSGMSCLTEASPVVDHGIALVKMIHFLSMALGGEAYLNFMGNEFGHPDWIDFPRDGNNWSYEKCRRQWNLVDTDHLRYKFMNAFDRAMNLLDEEFSFLASEKQIVSSIDEDNKVIVFERGDLVFVFNFHPENTYEGYKVGCDLPGKYQVALDSDAWVFGGHGRVGHDVDHFTSPEGIPGVAETNFNGRPNSFKVLSPPQACVAYYRVEESLDEVQDEQPATFTETISTNLVLVSDDDLQELPTENLQELPKVGNSDVDGLQDLPAMGNSDVDDLQELGTVANSDVGQSKVQDLEENPPDLDDESDD from the exons ATGCAAACTTCTTGCGCCCTCCTATCGTCACCTTCTCGTGGgtctttcatacccattccgaCTAAAAATCTCTTGCGG AGGGAGCACTGTTCAAATATTTCATCTGTCTTGACTGATGACAGTTCAACAATGGCGGACGTAgagaaagaaattgaaaatatcCACATTCTTGGCCTAGACCAAGGGTTGGAACCGTATAAAGATCACTTCAGATATAGAACGAAGAGATATTTGGATCAGAAAAAGctctttgaaaattttgaagggGGTCTTGAGGAATTTGCTTTAG GTTATTTGAAATTTGGGTTTAACAAAGAAGAAGGCTGCATTGTCTATCAGGAATGGGCCCCTGCTGCTCA GGAAGCAGAAATTATTGGTGATTTCAATGTGTGGGATGGGTCCAGTCACAAGATGGAGAAGAACCAATTTGGTGTATGGAGCATAAAAATTCCTGATTGTGATGGAAAGCCAGCTATTCCACACAACTCCAGAGTTAAGTTCCGTTTTAAGCACAACAGTGGTGTTTGGATTGATAGGATCCCAGCTTGGATAAAGTATGCTACAGTTGACCCTACAAAGTTTGCTGCACCTTATGATGGTGTGTACTGGGACCCACCAGCTTCTGAAAG ATATGATTTTAAATACCCCCGCCCTCCTCAACCCAAGGCTCCCCGGATATATGAAGCTCATGTTGGGATGAGTAGCTTGGAACCTCGTGTAAATTCATACCGAGAATTTGCTGATTATGTTTTACCCCGTATAAAGGAAAACAATTATAATACAGTCCAGTTGATGGCTATAATGGAGCATTCCTACTATGCATCATTTGGATATCATGTCACAAACTTTTTTGCAGTGAGTAGTAGATCTGGAACACCAGAGGACCTTAAGTACCTGATTGATAAAGCACATAGCTTAGGTTTACGGGTCTTGATGGATGTTGTCCACAGCCATGCTAGCAACAATGTCACCGATGGCCTCAACGGCTTTGATGTTGGACAAGGTTCACAAGATTCTTACTTTCATACTGGTGACCGGGGCTACCATCAAGTGTGGGATAGCAGGCtgtttaattattctaattgggAAGTCCTGCGTTTCCTTCTTTCCAACTTGAGGTGGTGGCTAGAAGAGTACAAATTTGATGGATTTCGATTCGATGGAGTAACTTCAATGTTATATCATCACCATGGAATCAATCTGACATTCACAGGAGACTATAATGAGTACTTTAGTGAGAAGACAGATGTTGATGCTGTGGTTTATTTGATGCTGGCCAATACTCTGATCCACAGTATCATGCCAGATGCAACTGTGATTGCTGAAGATGTGTCTGGTATGCCTGGACTTTGCCGGCCTGTGTCTGAGGGTGGTATTGGGTTTGACTACCGGTTAGCAATGGGCATTCCAGACAAGTGGATTGATTACTTAAAGAATAAGAGTTATGCAGATTGGTCAATGAAAGAAATAACATGGACTTTGACAAATAGGCGATACACAGAGAAATGTGTAGCTTATGCAGAGAGCCATGACCAG GCTATTGTTGGAGACAAAACTATTGCGTTTCTCCTAATGGACAGAGAAATGTATTCTGGCATGTCCTGTTTGACAGAAGCTTCTCCTGTTGTTGATCATGGAATTGCACTTGTCAAG ATGATTCACTTTCTATCAATGGCATTAGGAGGAGAAGCGTATCTAAATTTCATGGGAAATGag TTTGGCCATCCTGATTGGATTGACTTCCCTAGAGATGGCAACAACTGGAGTTATGAGAAGTGCAGACGCCAATGGAATCTTGTGGATACAGATCACTTGAGATACAAG TTCATGAATGCATTTGACAGGGCCATGAATTTGCTTGATGAGGAGTTTTCCTTCCTTGCTTCAGAAAAACAGATAGTAAGCAGCATAGACGAAGATAATAAG GTAATTGTATTTGAGCGTGGAGATCTGGTATTTGTATTTAACTTTCATCCAGAGAATACATACGAGGG GTATAAAGTTGGATGCGACTTGCCAGGTAAATACCAAGTTGCACTGGATAGTGATGCTTGGGTCTTTGGTGGGCATGGCAGG GTGGGCCATGATGTAGACCATTTCACATCACCTGAAGGAATACCTGGAGTTGCTGAAACAAATTTCAATGGTCGTCCAAACTCTTTCAAAGTACTCTCTCCTCCTCAGGCATGCGTG GCCTATTACAGAGTTGAAGAAAGCTTAGACGAAGTCCAAGATGAACAGCCTGCCACTTTTACTGAGACTATATCAACCAATCTAGTGTTGGTAAGTGATGACGATCTTCAAGAATTGCCCACCGAAAATCTTCAGGAATTGCCTAAGGTGGGTAATAGTGATGTTGACGGTCTTCAAGATTTGCCTGCCATGGGTAATAGTGATGTTGATGATCTTCAAGAATTGGGTACTGTGGCTAATAGTGATGTTGGGCAAAGCAAGGTGCAAGACCTGGAGGAGAACCCCCCGGATCTGGATGATGAGTCAGATGATTGA
- the LOC116024737 gene encoding uncharacterized protein LOC116024737, producing MINSQISSNGMTSSGTGTPIFDKQLTGVAKKAALRDVQNQNGSLINNHRDSSLFLGTKLAADATRVCGNKRLTPERPSSSACHLSLISNGTNEHILNARRRFELELGGGRIHNDIDKYVEALQAKRLCQPQKDVPQKPNQLKENNNKNAPMTMPDHFTCSQGRTSATHSVGKCNKVTQPAQADSAKFTSDKPRSIDSKVTDDQQRTERFANLQKILNQSDESFYSDYIKMLLRLSPIELSRHAVDLEKRAIQLAIDEGKEVNRGKALNILGKSAPTFTPLQTTQLLQPKNEQ from the exons ATGATAAATTCTCAAATCAGTAGTAATGGGATGACCAGCAGTGGAACTGGTACACCTATTTTTGATAAGCAGTTAACTGGTGTTGCAAAAAAGGCAGCTTTGAGAGATGTGCAGAATCAAAATGGCAGCTTGATAAATAACCATCGAGATAGTTCACTATTCTTGGGGACAAAACTTGCTGCAGATGCAACTAGGGTCTGTGGGAATAAGAGGCTTACACCTGAGCGCCCTTCGAGTTCTGCTTGTCACCTTTCATTGATCAGTAATGGTACAAATGAGCATATACTCAATGCTCGAAGACGGTTTGAATTAGAACTGGGTGGAGGAAGAATTCACAATGACATAGACAAATATGTAGAGGCACTTCAGGCGAAGCGTTTGTGTCAGCCACAGAAGGATGTTCCCCAAAAGCCAAATCAACTGAAGGagaataataacaaaaatgctCCTATGACTATGCCAGATCACTTTACTTGTTCACAGGGCAGAACATCAGCAACTCATTCTGTTGGCAAGTGTAATAAGGTCACACAGCCTGCTCAAGCTGATTCTGCTAAGTTTACTTCAGATAAACCCCGTTCAATTGATTCTAAGGTGACTGATGATCAGCAGCGAACAGAACGGTTTGCTAATCTGCAAAAAATCTTGAACCAAAGTGATGAGTCTTTCTATAGTGATTATATTAAGA TGCTTCTACGCCTATCACCAATTGAGCTTAGCAGACATGCTGTTGACCTGGAGAAAAGGGCTATCCAGTTGGCAATAGATGAAG gAAAGGAAGTGAACCGGGGAAAGGCCCTCAATATTCTGGGGAAATCTGCTCCAACTTTCACCCCATTGCAAACAACTCAATTACTTCAACCCAAAAATGAACAGTAG
- the LOC116026018 gene encoding catalase isozyme 1 produces MDPYKHRPSSAFNSPFWTTNSGAPVWNNNSSLTVGTRGPILLEDYHLVEKLANFDRERIPERVVHARGASAKGFFEVTHDISHLTCADFLRAPGVQTPVIVRFSTVIHERGSPETLRDPRGFAVKFYTREGNFDLVGNNFPVFFIRDGMKFPDMVHALKPNPKSHIQENWRILDFFSHHPESLHMFTFLFDDLGVPQDYRHMEGSGVNTYTLINRAGKAHYVKFHWKPTCGVKCLLEEECIKVGGANHSHGTQDLYDSIAAGNYPEWKLFIQIMDPDHEDRFDFDPLDVTKTWPEDLLPLQPVGRLVLNKNIDNFFAENEQLAFCPAIVVPGVYYSDDKLLQTRIFSYSDTQRYRLGPNYLQLPVNAPKCAHHNNHHDGFMNFMHRDEEVNYFPSRYDPCRHAEQHPIPPRILTGKRDKCIIEKENNFKQPGERYRSWSTDRQERFICRWVEALSDPRVTHEIRSIWISYWTQADKSLGQKLASRLNVRPTM; encoded by the exons ATGGATCCTTACAAG CACCGTCCGTCTAGCGCCTTCAATTCACCTTTCTGGACTACAAATTCTGGTGCTCCGGTATGGAACAACAACTCCTCCTTGACTGTCGGAACCAGag GACCGATTCTACTTGAGGATTATCACTTGGTGGAGAAGCTTGCTAATTTTGATCGTGAAAGGATTCCAGAACGTGTTGTACATGCCAGGGGAGCAAGTGCCAAAGGTTTTTTTGAGGTAACTCATGATATTTCTCATCTGACATGTGCCGATTTTCTTCGGGCTCCAGGTGTACAGACACCTGTTATTGTTCGGTTCTCCACTGTTATCCATGAGCGTGGAAGCCCTGAAACCCTTAGGGATCCCAGAGGCTTTGCAGTGAAGTTTTATACCAGAGAG GGTAACTTTGATCTGGTGGGAAACAATTTCCCTGTTTTCTTTATTCGTGATGGAATGAAGTTCCCAGACATGGTCCATGCACTAAAACCGAATCCCAAGTCCCACATACAGGAAAACTGGAGAATCCTTGATTTCTTCTCTCATCATCCTGAGAGTTTGCATATGTTCACCTTCCTATTTGATGATTTGGGTGTCCCACAAGATTATAGGCACATGGAAGGCTCTGGGGTAAATACTTATACCCTGATCAACAGGGCCGGGAAAGCACACTATGTGAAGTTCCATTGGAAACCAACTTGTGGAGTCAAGTGTCTGTTGGAGGAAGAATGCATTAAGGTTGGAGGTGCTAATCACAGCCATGGCACCCAGGATCTCTATGATTCAATTGCAGCTGGGAACTATCCTGAATGGAAACTTTTTATCCAAATAATGGATCCTGATCACGAAGACAGATTTGACTTTGACCCACTTGATGTAACCAAAACATGGCCTGAGGACCTCTTGCCACTGCAGCCAGTGGGACGCTTGGTGTTGAACAAGAACATTGACAACTTCTTTGCAGAAAATGAGCAGCTTGCATTTTGCCCTGCCATTGTGGTTCCTGGTGTTTATTATTCTGATGATAAGCTGCTCCAGACTAGGATTTTCTCTTATTCTGATACACAACGATACCGCCTTGGGCCAAACTACCTGCAGCTTCCTGTCAATGCTCCAAAATGTGCTCATCACAACAATCACCATGATGGTTTTATGAATTTCATGCATAGAGATGAAGAG GTCAACTATTTCCCCTCAAGGTATGATCCTTGCCGTCATGCTGAGCAGCACCCCATTCCTCCACGCATATTGACAGGAAAGCGAGACAAG TGCATCATTGAGAAGGAGAACAACTTCAAGCAGCCAGGAGAGAGATACAGATCCTGGTCAACAGATAG gcaagaaagattTATCTGCCGATGGGTTGAGGCTTTGTCTGATCCACGAGTCACCCATGAAATACGCAGCATCTGGATTTCATACTGGACTCAG GCCGACAAGTCTCTTGGTCAGAAGCTAGCTTCACGTCTCAATGTTAGGCCAACAATGTGA